Part of the Nicotiana sylvestris chromosome 5, ASM39365v2, whole genome shotgun sequence genome is shown below.
atatatatatatatattcacacaACATTAGTTAGGTTAATTTGACGAATATTTGAAAAATTATGATAAAAGTATATAATAAATATCTGATCATTGTAGATTCAATATTATACAACAGAAATGACTCAAAGTTTGTTACATTTTTTCAAAGATTATGCCCTCCTTGCATATCCTCCAACATGAAATGTTGATTGAACATTTTTcgctttaaaaataaattttatattgaaCAAaactaattatttttctaatatttaaaatTATGAAGTTAACCAATAGTGGAATTATTTGAATATTAATTCCGCTGATTGTGACGCTTAAAACCAAAGTATACACTTTTAATTCTAATTCTAAGTCATTCTTTGAAGTAAATATATCACTAATGAATTATCTTTCAATGTAAATTCTCTCACAAGCTTGCTTTCGTATCCTTTTAAATGTGTTTTTTTTTATTGCTCTTTAATGTGATTTTGTGATCTGATGAAAGTTATAAATTATTAGTTACATGGTTATATGTTTTAAGTTCTATCATTCGGCACTATTTAGGCTTTCAAGGGCTTGTTCTTGTTAAAACTGAAAAGGAAATATGATAACTTGTGAAATTGAAGTTACAAAGTTATGAAATTGGAACAAAATTTAAGTTGAATTATGAACTAATAATTGAGGATTTTATGAGGCCTTTTTTATTTATTGAGTTAGTTATACACAATCAATATTTATGATCATCTTCATAAACTTATGTTTTTATTtaacagtcaaacctctctataatagtctcgtttgttttgatatttttttgcttTTGTAATGAGGTGTTGTTATAAAGGACATaaattataacataacataataaTTAGTCCGAAAAAAACTTGGCTTTTATAGTAAATGGTTATTATATAcagatgttgttatagagaggtctgattGTATTACTTAAATACATTTTAAATAAATTAGTTAGTACCCACTAAGATAGAATACACGCGCATCGCGCGTACCTTAAGACTAGTATaagaaaagaataataaaaaatagtgaaaacagtaaatgaaattagattatgaagagaaaaaaaatataaaaaaagaagttaaatagaattagaaaaggaaaaaagaaaaaaataagaagaaaatgagaaaaaagaaaaggagaaaagagaaaagaaaagaaaagaaacataaaaataaaaaagaattggagaataaagaaacAATTTCCCACAAAACCTACTATGGGTAagaaatgtaattagtttatgggtaAAAAAACAAATAGGTAGATAAAggtaaatagttttgtttttgtgGGTAACTGTGTCAAAACCCCTTCTTTTTTTACATGTACAAAATTTGAATCACAATCTTAACTGATgtatcaaaatcttagtctgtgtCTCTGTGAGTAAGAAGGACCTTGTGCTTGAGCTAATAAATTTTAAATACCAAACAGCTCCAAACATGACATTGGATTTCAAATACATATCAATGTCAGAAGATTACAGTGACCATTACTTAAGCATACCACTAATTATATGAATCTACTTTATGTAATTAGTAATTTATAAGCTAATCAATCGCTAATATTTCTTACTAATATTACTAATACACTCCTACTTAGTGTAATTCTTAATGTATAGGCTAATGAATCACTAGCGTTACTTCAGGATATCACTAATATTACTTAACGATACCACTAATAAACTTCTACTTattttaattatcaaattaaaaataaaaaatcataaaCATTTCTCACAAATATCATTAATATACTTTCATTTAGTGTATAATTATCAATGTATCGGCTAATCAATCACCAACGTTACTTATATAAGGATACCACTAGTTCACTAATTGTTAACGTTACTTAAGGACACCATTAATACACTTCTACTTACAGTAATTATCTGTTACTTGCAAAAATGGCTCTGCAGGCGCACATTAAGCAGGGCTAGCTAACGTACGCATTCAAGCCATGACTCGACGGAAAAACAAAGGCGTAACACCGACGACTATATAggagaaggaagaagaaaatagatTAGTAACACCGTAATCGGGAGTACCTCAAACACTAGGACATATTCAATTAGGTCAACGGATGACAGGAATGGGAAGTACCCCCATGGTGATGCAGACCTCAAAATGTAATGAAATGGAGATTCTCAAGCAAGCGGAAGTAGAGGCTAATTCAGCGGCGAGGAAATTGACATTCTCAATGTAGAAAGGAAACCTTAGCCAACCAACTCCAACTATGACTGAAGTTGTACAGGGAAATCGATCTCAGCAACAAGAGCTCCAATTGGAATACTATCCACCGATAATGAAGGAAGGAACAAAAATTGTTCGATTAAATCTGAATGAGGTAAATGAGCAAACTCAAAAATGGAGGGCAACTTTAATTGGGTATGTTCTGGGTGGATCACCCTCATTTAAGGAGAAGCTTAAATTTATGTATGGAGCATGGAATTTTATCAATACTCCTTTTTATGTATGGAGTGTGGAATTTTGTCAATACTTCACAAGTGTACCTACACGATAAGGGCTATTTCATATTTCGATTTGATACAGAGGATGACAAGAACAAAGTTATTCAACAAGGGCCATATACATTTCAGAACAGACCTATGATCCTAAAACAATGGGAACCTGACTTTCAGTTGAGTAAGGAATTAACAAGGAATGTTCctatttgggtcatttttcctagTTTACCAATTCAGTTTTGGAGTAAGGAAAATTTGGGTCGGATTGCAAGTTACCTAGAAAAACTTATCTGTTCAGACAAACTAACAGCTAACTGTGATAGAATTTCATATGCTCGTATTTTAATTGAGATGGATATATCACAAAAACTGCCTGATTCTTTGATGATTGAAGTGGCTGATGGAAAATACAAGGAACAAATGCTGGAATGTGAATGGAAACCAGCATATTGTGAGGAATGTCTTCAGCTAGGGCAACATACAGAAAGTTGTACAAAAGTCCAGCAAGCACAAAGGCAGGTTAACCAACAGCATGTAAAACCAAAGAAACAACAGAAGAAAAAGCAACAAGCAGGCCAATGGAGAGTAAAGATTGTAAACGAGAAAGATCAAAAAGAGAAGGAAGATAGTCCAGAACCACACCAAGAGGAGAATATAGATGCAGAATACTCACAGCAAAAGAGAAGAGGAAAACAGATAATGAAGGATCAAGGGCAGATTAATAGGAAGGGGCATTGTTAGATAAAAGCTTAGAAGATTTATTGAACAAAAACAAATATGGTCCTTTGAGAATTCAAGAAGATTGCAGCACTGACAAAGTGACTGAAGGGGTTGTCCTCAATGAGGAGAATCCACTATGATAGTTAGCTCGTGGAACATTAGAGGGTTGAATAAGCCCTTCAAGTAGAAAGAACTCAAGGCATTTCTGCTAGAACataaaataactctactaggCTGCCTTGAGACAAAGATAAAGCCTAGGAGTGTAGCTAAAGTTAGAGCTAAATTCAGTAGAGAATGGAAGGTGTATTCTGATGAAACTATAAATGAGAGGGGATGGATATGGATACTGTGGAAAGAACAATTGGTACAAGTCAATATAATCTTATTTAGTGATCAATTAGTCCATTGCAAAGTAAAGGATAAAAGTACACAGAATACTTTTGACATTACTTTTGTATATGGGAAGAACACTATAGCTGAAAGAAGGAACTTATGGGGTCAGTTAAGGCAAATTCAAAGTAATATTCAGGAGGCATGGCTGCTAACAGGAGATTTTAACAATATGTTGTCTGTTGATGATCGAATTAATGGACAACCAGTACAACAAGCTGAATTGTGGACTTTAAGAGATGTATAGATAATATTGGGGTGGGACAACTAAACAGAAAGGGAAGCCAATGGTCTTGGTGTAACAAGAAGGATGCAAATAAAAGAATCTACAGTAACATAGATTGGGCCTTTGGTAATGCTTCTTGGCTGATGATGTTTAGCttaaaacatatatatttttatgtatatcgcctcatattttacttttgtttcgtgaatttgggatgttaaatTCTATAGTTCatattaatttgaagtgtttttatgtgtaggaatgattCGGGAGCAATTGGAGGCGAAACGCGCAAGATTTGAGCTAAAACGAACAAAACCGGACGAATTGAGCATTTGG
Proteins encoded:
- the LOC138869172 gene encoding uncharacterized protein is translated as MEHGILSILLFMYGVWNFVNTSQVYLHDKGYFIFRFDTEDDKNKVIQQGPYTFQNRPMILKQWEPDFQLSKELTRNVPIWVIFPSLPIQFWSKENLGRIASYLEKLICSDKLTANCDRISYARILIEMDISQKLPDSLMIEVADGKYKEQMLECEWKPAYCEECLQLGQHTESCTKVQQAQRQVNQQHVKPKKQQKKKQQAGQWRVKIVNEKDQKEKEDSPEPHQEENIDAEYSQQKRRGKQIMKDQGQINRKGHCCLETKIKPRSVAKVRAKFSREWKVYSDETINERGWIWILWKEQLVQVNIILFSDQLVHCKVKDKSTQNTFDITFVYGKNTIAERRNLWGQLRQIQSNIQEAWLLTGDFNNMLSVDDRINGQPVQQAELWTLRDV